Proteins from a genomic interval of uncultured Desulfuromusa sp.:
- a CDS encoding XRE family transcriptional regulator: MEFNIGQKIKTLRKQRKLTLQDVATETGFSPALISQIENNNVSPPIATLSKIARFFDVKMSFFFEEGEGTARYEIVRHNERRIVSRVISKDGTKHGYTYETLSYRKKNKKMEPFLLTVTERATEETLYNHEGEEFLLVLNGSAEIILDDERYALEQGDAVYFDSTVKHRLLSKDGEIVQVLAVVTR, encoded by the coding sequence ATGGAATTCAATATCGGTCAAAAAATCAAAACCCTGCGGAAACAACGGAAACTAACCCTGCAGGACGTAGCTACCGAAACCGGGTTTTCCCCGGCACTGATTTCACAAATTGAGAACAATAATGTCTCCCCACCCATAGCGACACTATCTAAAATTGCTCGCTTCTTCGATGTCAAAATGAGTTTCTTTTTCGAAGAGGGGGAAGGGACTGCCCGCTACGAAATTGTTCGCCACAACGAACGCCGGATCGTAAGCCGCGTCATTTCAAAAGACGGGACAAAACATGGTTATACTTACGAAACGTTGTCCTATCGCAAAAAAAACAAAAAAATGGAGCCATTCCTGCTGACAGTGACGGAACGTGCGACCGAGGAAACCCTATACAATCATGAAGGGGAAGAATTTCTGCTGGTTTTGAATGGCAGTGCTGAAATTATTCTTGATGATGAGCGTTATGCTCTGGAACAGGGAGATGCTGTTTATTTTGATTCAACCGTTAAACACCGACTCCTCTCCAAGGATGGAGAAATCGTCCAGGTTCTGGCAGTCGTAACCCGCTAA
- a CDS encoding GSU3473 family protein, whose protein sequence is MNKVLVDVVYLDGTESTVSNDVLDVLIATEKIIRFKRSEGWVDIVRHNAKLRDYRKREAYTGQERRAPWPRKK, encoded by the coding sequence ATGAACAAGGTTTTAGTTGATGTTGTCTATCTGGATGGTACGGAAAGCACAGTCAGTAACGATGTTCTTGACGTCCTCATTGCGACCGAGAAGATCATACGCTTTAAGCGTTCTGAAGGTTGGGTCGATATTGTCAGGCACAATGCCAAGTTGAGGGATTATCGCAAACGAGAAGCATACACCGGTCAAGAACGACGTGCTCCCTGGCCAAGAAAAAAATAA
- a CDS encoding TIGR03960 family B12-binding radical SAM protein, with the protein MNLDQTEALIQVSRPSRYLGGELGSICKLDSGIDVRMALAFPDVYEVGMSHIGFPILYNILNGLDWVAAERVYSPWEDMEQWLRDQQQPLCSLETTLPLADFDIIGFTLQYELSYTNLLTMLDLAGIPLRREQRDESAPLIVVGGPCAFNPEPLADFFDIAVIGDGEEAVVELVKLVRKGKREKWGRSQLLEQLAVNDGFYIPEFFNVSYQADGCIDKITPLVSGYDKVLRRFVKDLEIAPFPAQPIIPFMQTVHNRVAMEITRGCTRGCRFCQAGYIYRPVRERSPETIKRLITESLQNSGYEEVSLLSLSSGDYTCIEPLLQQLMDQYADDRVSVSLPSLRVGSLTPGLMEEVKKVRKTGFTLAPEAGSERLRQLINKGISADDLLDSTKTAFQLGWRLIKLYFMMGLPTETDTDLQELMALAAQVKKSGKGTGGNDVNVAVSTFVPKPHTPFQWEAQIGIEETIRKQRLLRDGLRQKKLRFKYHGAESSFMEGVFARGDRRLSAVLERAVELGCRFDGWRECFDFSLWQQAFVDCGIEPSWYLRQRKEDEVLPWEHIDCGVPKRFFLNERHKAFAGVATRDCRGGVCHGCEVCDFEDLRMRLVTPAEQKSLPRDADDKKQTDDCEQLTRIRLQLSKLGRARMVAHLEYLKMFQRAVRRANLPIRFSQGFHPMPKISFLEALPMGVSSEAELVDLELSAYIPVDEVIKRINVQLPEGFKIIEGGVVPWKSPSPSAAVASSCYRVPLPATVTDNLQQRIADFLAADQILVAQLKKGREIEVDVRSGVLDLCQIDAELQIELVKGSPLRVAAYLLGTDIETIRRYGVRKTGIVLKKQDA; encoded by the coding sequence GTGAACTTAGATCAAACCGAAGCATTGATACAGGTCAGCCGTCCTTCTCGCTATCTCGGTGGGGAGCTTGGTAGTATCTGTAAGTTGGATTCCGGTATCGACGTGCGGATGGCACTTGCTTTCCCTGATGTCTATGAAGTCGGCATGAGTCATATCGGCTTTCCAATTCTTTATAATATCCTCAATGGACTGGATTGGGTTGCTGCTGAGCGGGTTTATTCTCCCTGGGAGGATATGGAGCAATGGTTGCGTGACCAACAGCAGCCGTTATGTTCGCTGGAAACCACACTTCCTTTAGCTGATTTTGATATTATCGGTTTCACCCTGCAGTATGAACTTAGTTACACCAATTTGCTGACCATGTTGGATCTGGCTGGAATTCCGCTGCGGCGAGAACAGCGGGATGAGAGTGCACCACTGATTGTGGTTGGAGGGCCTTGTGCTTTTAACCCTGAACCTCTGGCAGATTTTTTTGATATTGCTGTTATTGGCGATGGCGAGGAGGCGGTGGTCGAACTCGTTAAGCTGGTACGTAAAGGCAAGAGAGAAAAATGGGGTCGCAGCCAGCTACTGGAACAATTAGCGGTCAATGACGGCTTTTATATCCCTGAGTTTTTCAATGTCAGCTATCAGGCCGATGGTTGTATCGACAAAATTACCCCTCTGGTGTCCGGATATGACAAGGTCCTGCGCCGGTTTGTCAAAGATCTGGAAATCGCTCCTTTTCCGGCGCAACCGATTATCCCATTTATGCAGACGGTTCATAACCGCGTCGCTATGGAAATCACCCGTGGTTGTACCCGTGGTTGCCGGTTTTGTCAGGCTGGCTATATCTACCGTCCGGTGCGTGAACGCAGTCCCGAAACGATTAAACGTCTGATCACGGAATCGCTGCAGAATTCAGGCTATGAAGAGGTTTCCCTTCTTTCCCTGTCAAGTGGTGATTACACCTGTATAGAACCCCTGCTGCAGCAGCTGATGGATCAGTATGCTGATGACAGGGTTTCAGTCTCTCTCCCCAGCCTGCGCGTTGGTTCTTTAACGCCGGGATTGATGGAGGAGGTCAAAAAAGTTCGCAAAACCGGATTTACTCTTGCCCCTGAAGCGGGAAGTGAGCGGCTGCGGCAGCTGATCAATAAGGGGATCAGTGCGGACGATCTGCTTGATTCGACGAAAACAGCATTTCAGCTTGGCTGGCGGCTGATCAAACTTTATTTCATGATGGGGTTACCGACTGAAACCGATACTGATTTGCAGGAGTTGATGGCGCTTGCTGCGCAAGTGAAAAAAAGTGGCAAAGGGACGGGTGGAAATGATGTTAACGTTGCTGTTTCAACTTTCGTCCCCAAACCGCATACGCCGTTTCAATGGGAAGCCCAAATAGGGATAGAAGAAACGATCAGAAAACAAAGGCTCTTGCGGGATGGGTTGAGGCAGAAAAAGTTGCGGTTTAAATATCACGGTGCAGAATCGTCCTTTATGGAAGGGGTCTTTGCACGTGGCGATCGACGTTTATCTGCGGTTCTGGAACGCGCTGTAGAGCTTGGGTGTCGCTTCGATGGTTGGCGGGAATGTTTTGATTTCAGCCTCTGGCAACAAGCTTTTGTTGATTGCGGCATCGAACCATCCTGGTATCTGCGACAGCGGAAAGAGGATGAAGTGTTACCTTGGGAACATATTGATTGTGGCGTTCCGAAACGGTTCTTTTTGAATGAGCGGCATAAAGCATTTGCCGGAGTGGCAACACGTGACTGTCGAGGAGGTGTTTGCCACGGTTGTGAGGTCTGTGATTTTGAAGATCTGCGGATGCGACTGGTGACACCGGCGGAACAAAAGAGCCTTCCACGCGATGCCGATGACAAAAAACAAACAGATGACTGTGAGCAGTTGACCCGAATTCGACTCCAACTGAGTAAACTCGGTCGTGCCCGGATGGTTGCGCATCTTGAATACCTGAAAATGTTTCAGCGGGCAGTACGCCGGGCCAACTTGCCGATCCGTTTTTCCCAGGGATTTCACCCGATGCCGAAGATCTCATTTCTGGAGGCGCTGCCGATGGGTGTTTCCAGTGAGGCCGAACTCGTTGACCTGGAATTGTCAGCGTACATCCCCGTAGATGAGGTTATTAAAAGGATCAATGTTCAACTTCCAGAGGGGTTCAAAATAATTGAAGGAGGGGTTGTCCCTTGGAAGTCCCCTTCTCCTTCTGCAGCGGTGGCCTCCAGTTGCTATCGTGTTCCGCTACCGGCAACGGTCACGGATAATCTCCAACAGCGCATTGCAGATTTTCTGGCTGCTGATCAGATCCTGGTTGCGCAACTCAAAAAAGGGCGTGAAATTGAGGTGGATGTTCGATCCGGGGTTCTGGATTTATGCCAGATTGATGCAGAGCTGCAGATTGAGCTCGTCAAAGGGAGTCCGTTGCGGGTCGCTGCCTATCTGTTGGGGACAGATATTGAAACGATTCGCCGGTATGGCGTGCGAAAAACGGGCATTGTCCTGAAAAAACAGGACGCCTGA
- a CDS encoding J domain-containing protein, with protein MLYADLRAALDEFDLPEQVTLKRIRKRHRQLVRKYHPDSGDVADNDKIRRINAAYKVLNEYLSNYNFDFSKDAFLEQYPEERLREQFYDVGLWGGKG; from the coding sequence ATGCTTTATGCTGATCTGCGGGCCGCGCTGGATGAATTTGACCTGCCGGAACAGGTGACACTGAAGAGAATCCGCAAACGTCACCGGCAACTTGTCCGAAAATATCACCCGGATAGCGGAGACGTTGCCGATAATGATAAGATCAGACGTATCAATGCAGCATATAAGGTTCTCAATGAATACCTCAGCAACTATAATTTTGATTTTTCCAAGGATGCTTTTTTGGAACAGTATCCCGAAGAGCGTCTTCGAGAGCAATTTTATGATGTGGGGTTATGGGGAGGCAAAGGATAG
- the radA gene encoding DNA repair protein RadA has protein sequence MARQKTIYSCQNCGFQSPKWMGRCPDCQQWNTLVEEQPAIATGHSRALPQPGKPQKLVDVSSSEEDRLHCGIKELDRTLGGGVVPGSLILVGGDPGIGKSTLLLQAFARLAENGTALYVTAEESTRQVKLRADRLGIKTDHLYLLAETSLEQIKQRIKELQPMFLVIDSIQTIFTSTLDSAPGSVSQVRECTGQLMIQAKGDGLSTFLVGHVTKDGAIAGPRVLEHMVDTVLYFEGDPGHPYRILRAVKNRFGSTNEIGVFEMQEQGLREVSNPSELFLAERPKQSAGSAVVASLEGSRPLLVELQALVSGSSFGTPQRTAIGIDHKRIALLIAILEKKVELSLAGQDIFLNVAGGVRLDEPAIDLAAVAALASSHLNRVINPQLVLFGEVGLTGEIRAVSQPELRVKEAARLGFTQCVLPEGNLKNLDTPDSIQLIGVSHAGEALEVIFE, from the coding sequence GTGGCACGCCAGAAAACAATCTACAGCTGCCAGAATTGCGGCTTCCAAAGCCCGAAATGGATGGGCAGATGTCCCGACTGTCAGCAATGGAACACTCTCGTTGAAGAGCAGCCGGCAATAGCCACCGGTCATAGTCGTGCCCTCCCGCAACCCGGAAAACCTCAGAAATTAGTAGACGTCAGCAGCAGCGAAGAAGATCGTTTGCATTGTGGTATAAAAGAGCTTGATCGCACCTTGGGGGGCGGGGTTGTTCCCGGATCCCTTATTCTGGTCGGCGGAGATCCCGGGATCGGAAAATCAACTTTATTGCTACAGGCCTTTGCCCGACTGGCTGAAAACGGCACAGCTCTTTATGTCACTGCAGAAGAATCAACTCGACAGGTCAAACTGCGCGCTGATCGTCTCGGTATCAAAACAGATCATCTTTATTTGCTGGCGGAAACATCTTTGGAACAGATCAAGCAGCGCATCAAGGAACTGCAACCCATGTTTCTGGTCATCGATTCCATCCAGACAATCTTTACCAGTACTCTTGATTCAGCTCCCGGCAGTGTCAGTCAGGTTCGTGAATGTACCGGACAATTGATGATTCAAGCTAAAGGGGATGGGTTGTCCACATTTCTAGTCGGCCACGTCACCAAAGATGGCGCCATTGCCGGACCAAGAGTTCTCGAACATATGGTTGATACAGTCCTCTATTTTGAGGGTGATCCGGGCCATCCCTACAGGATTCTACGGGCAGTTAAAAACCGCTTTGGTTCAACCAATGAAATTGGTGTTTTTGAGATGCAGGAGCAGGGTCTCCGCGAGGTCAGCAATCCTTCTGAACTATTTCTTGCGGAACGTCCCAAGCAAAGTGCAGGAAGTGCCGTTGTTGCCTCTCTGGAAGGAAGTCGTCCACTGCTGGTGGAGTTACAGGCACTGGTATCCGGCAGTTCCTTCGGCACTCCGCAGCGGACAGCTATCGGCATTGATCACAAACGCATCGCCCTGCTGATTGCAATTCTGGAGAAAAAAGTTGAATTATCGCTGGCGGGACAGGATATTTTTCTCAATGTTGCCGGTGGGGTTCGCCTTGATGAACCTGCCATCGACCTTGCCGCCGTTGCAGCACTGGCCTCCAGCCATTTGAATCGGGTGATCAATCCACAGTTGGTTCTGTTTGGAGAAGTTGGTCTCACGGGTGAAATCAGAGCGGTTTCCCAACCTGAGTTACGGGTTAAAGAAGCGGCCCGACTAGGTTTCACACAATGTGTCTTACCCGAGGGAAATCTGAAAAACCTTGACACTCCCGACTCGATTCAACTTATTGGTGTCAGCCATGCCGGCGAGGCACTGGAAGTTATTTTCGAATAA
- a CDS encoding twin-arginine translocase TatA/TatE family subunit, with product MFGLGTQELLIILVLVMIVFGAGKIPQVGGALGKGLRNFKKGIKDADEDSDEDIEEGQVEELEDKKK from the coding sequence ATGTTTGGATTAGGAACACAGGAATTATTAATTATTCTGGTATTGGTAATGATTGTCTTTGGTGCAGGGAAAATTCCTCAGGTTGGCGGAGCACTGGGCAAGGGGTTGCGTAACTTCAAAAAAGGAATCAAGGACGCCGATGAAGATTCCGATGAAGACATTGAAGAGGGTCAAGTTGAAGAACTAGAAGATAAGAAAAAATAA
- a CDS encoding thiamine biosynthesis protein, whose product MSKALGLISGGLDSSLAAMTLMRQGIEVTGIAFVTPFFNADKAKIAAETIGHPLIIENIGNIHLDMVKMPKYGYGRNMNPCIDCHAMMFQLAGKRMLAEGFDFLFSGEVLGQRPMSQNANALRSVANLSGFPEKVLRPLSAKLLPITSMEESGLVDRAQLLDLQGRSRRPQQALAKEWGLHNYPGSGGGCLLTEEGFSNQLRDLFNHDPKATVADVELLKVGRQFRLSATAKLILGRHRADNEALQQQLKPEQIKLRCQNFSGPLGLFCGDPTRQELEIAAAIVASYGKGKDEAEVDVLFISATEEFVRRVKPMPRELSRQLLIR is encoded by the coding sequence ATGAGCAAAGCACTTGGTTTAATTTCCGGGGGACTCGACAGCAGTTTGGCCGCCATGACACTGATGCGGCAAGGAATTGAAGTCACGGGGATAGCTTTTGTTACCCCTTTTTTTAATGCTGATAAAGCCAAGATCGCTGCAGAAACTATTGGTCATCCCCTCATTATTGAAAACATCGGCAATATCCATTTAGACATGGTCAAGATGCCCAAATATGGCTATGGCCGCAACATGAACCCCTGTATCGATTGCCATGCCATGATGTTTCAACTGGCCGGAAAACGGATGTTAGCAGAGGGGTTTGACTTTCTTTTTTCTGGAGAAGTGCTCGGTCAACGCCCCATGAGTCAGAATGCCAATGCCCTAAGATCGGTTGCCAATCTATCAGGTTTTCCTGAAAAAGTATTACGTCCCTTAAGCGCAAAACTTCTGCCAATTACCTCAATGGAAGAATCGGGGCTCGTTGATCGTGCACAGCTGCTCGATCTGCAAGGGCGTTCCCGCAGACCTCAGCAGGCCCTGGCCAAAGAATGGGGACTTCATAACTACCCTGGATCGGGTGGAGGGTGCCTGCTGACCGAGGAAGGATTTTCTAATCAATTACGCGATCTATTCAACCATGACCCAAAGGCAACGGTCGCTGATGTCGAACTGCTGAAGGTCGGAAGGCAGTTTCGCCTTTCTGCAACAGCAAAGCTGATCCTGGGGAGGCATCGAGCCGACAATGAAGCCTTGCAGCAACAGCTCAAACCTGAGCAGATAAAACTTCGTTGTCAGAACTTCAGTGGCCCGCTTGGGCTTTTTTGTGGAGATCCAACCCGGCAGGAGCTGGAAATAGCCGCAGCCATTGTTGCATCCTATGGGAAAGGGAAGGATGAGGCAGAGGTCGACGTCCTCTTCATCTCTGCCACCGAAGAGTTTGTCCGCAGAGTCAAACCGATGCCTCGAGAGCTGTCGAGACAGCTACTAATACGCTAA
- the groES gene encoding co-chaperone GroES — protein MNIRPLQDRIIVERVEEETTTAGGIIIPDTVSKEKPQEGKIIAAGKGKVTPEGKVLPLDVKEGDRVLFGKYAGSEIKIDGIEYLIMREDDILGVVE, from the coding sequence ATGAACATCAGACCATTGCAAGATCGTATTATTGTAGAGCGCGTTGAAGAAGAGACAACAACTGCTGGTGGTATTATCATCCCTGATACTGTTTCTAAGGAAAAGCCTCAGGAAGGTAAAATTATTGCTGCGGGCAAGGGAAAAGTGACTCCGGAAGGTAAAGTTCTTCCTCTGGATGTTAAAGAAGGTGACCGGGTTTTATTTGGTAAATATGCCGGTAGCGAAATTAAAATTGACGGAATTGAATATTTGATCATGCGCGAGGACGACATCCTCGGCGTAGTGGAGTAG
- the moaC gene encoding cyclic pyranopterin monophosphate synthase MoaC: MAKELTHFDRDGQAIMVDVSEKPLTVRVAVAKSEVRMQPETLQQILAQRIKKGDVFSVARLAGIMAAKQTSALIPLCHPLPLSAVEIDFDSEPEHGKVTIMATTKVTGQTGIEMEALTAVSVAALTVYDMCKAIDKEMVIEGICLLKKTGGKSGTFTRSSS, from the coding sequence ATGGCTAAAGAACTGACTCATTTTGATAGGGATGGCCAGGCCATCATGGTTGATGTCAGCGAAAAACCGTTGACCGTACGTGTTGCTGTCGCCAAGAGTGAAGTCCGGATGCAACCTGAAACCCTGCAGCAGATCCTGGCACAACGAATAAAAAAAGGGGATGTCTTTTCAGTGGCCCGACTGGCAGGAATTATGGCAGCTAAACAGACATCCGCTTTGATTCCCCTCTGCCACCCGCTTCCTTTAAGTGCAGTGGAAATTGATTTTGACAGTGAGCCGGAACACGGCAAGGTGACCATCATGGCAACCACCAAGGTAACGGGGCAAACAGGGATTGAGATGGAAGCTCTCACAGCCGTTTCCGTAGCTGCGTTAACTGTTTACGACATGTGCAAAGCAATTGACAAAGAGATGGTGATTGAAGGAATCTGTCTATTGAAAAAAACAGGGGGAAAAAGTGGCACCTTCACCCGCAGCAGTTCCTGA
- the groL gene encoding chaperonin GroEL (60 kDa chaperone family; promotes refolding of misfolded polypeptides especially under stressful conditions; forms two stacked rings of heptamers to form a barrel-shaped 14mer; ends can be capped by GroES; misfolded proteins enter the barrel where they are refolded when GroES binds), with amino-acid sequence MAKEILFSQDARAKILVGVNTLADAVKVTLGPKGRNVVIDKSFGAPLITKDGVTVAKEIELDDKFENMGAQLVKEVASKTSDIAGDGTTTATVLAQAIYREGIKLVTAGHNPMEIKRGIDKAVAVAVESLQALSKPVQDHKEIAQVGTISANSDETIGNIIAEAMEKVGKEGVITVEEAKSMDTSLETVEGMQFDRGYLSPYFVSDAERMEAAMDEPLILIYDKKISTMKDLLPVLEPVAKQGRPLMIIAEDIDGEALATLVVNKLRGTINVCAVKAPGFGDRRKAMLEDIATLTGGQLISEEVGFKLENATIDMLGTAKRVVVDKENTTIIDGAGDETAIEGRVKTIRAQIDETSSDYDREKLQERLAKLVGGVAVVKVGAATETEMKEKKARVEDALHATRAAVEEGIVPGGGVALLRCLPALAALELEGEQKFGVQLVVRALEAPLRQIVINAGVEGAIVADKVCNGEAAFGFNAATGEYCDMIQAGIIDPTKVTRSALQNAASVAGLMLTTEAMIADKPSEDAGGMPPMPGGMGGMGGMGGMGGMM; translated from the coding sequence ATGGCAAAAGAAATTTTGTTTTCTCAAGATGCACGCGCCAAGATTCTTGTTGGTGTAAATACTTTGGCTGATGCAGTCAAAGTGACCTTAGGTCCAAAAGGACGTAATGTTGTTATTGATAAATCTTTTGGTGCGCCACTGATCACTAAAGATGGTGTGACTGTTGCCAAAGAGATCGAACTGGACGATAAGTTTGAAAACATGGGAGCTCAACTGGTCAAAGAAGTTGCTTCCAAGACTTCTGATATTGCCGGTGACGGAACTACAACTGCAACTGTTCTGGCTCAAGCCATCTACCGTGAAGGTATCAAGTTGGTGACTGCCGGACACAACCCAATGGAAATCAAGCGTGGCATTGACAAGGCCGTTGCTGTTGCCGTTGAGTCCCTGCAAGCCCTTTCCAAACCAGTTCAGGACCACAAAGAAATTGCTCAGGTCGGGACTATCTCAGCAAACAGTGATGAAACTATTGGTAACATCATTGCAGAAGCTATGGAAAAGGTCGGCAAAGAAGGGGTCATCACCGTTGAAGAAGCCAAGTCAATGGATACCTCACTTGAAACCGTTGAAGGGATGCAGTTTGACCGCGGTTACCTCTCTCCATACTTTGTGTCTGATGCCGAGCGCATGGAAGCTGCTATGGATGAGCCTTTGATCCTGATTTATGACAAGAAAATCAGCACGATGAAAGATCTGCTCCCCGTTCTTGAGCCGGTTGCCAAGCAAGGCCGTCCACTGATGATTATTGCCGAGGATATTGATGGCGAAGCGCTGGCGACTCTGGTTGTCAACAAGCTGCGTGGAACGATTAACGTCTGTGCCGTCAAAGCTCCTGGTTTTGGTGATCGTCGTAAGGCTATGCTGGAAGACATCGCTACCCTGACAGGTGGTCAGTTGATCTCTGAAGAGGTTGGCTTCAAGTTGGAGAACGCAACGATTGATATGCTTGGTACCGCCAAGCGGGTTGTTGTTGACAAGGAAAACACCACTATCATTGATGGTGCCGGTGATGAGACTGCTATCGAAGGTCGCGTCAAAACAATCCGCGCACAGATTGATGAAACCAGCAGCGACTATGATCGCGAAAAATTGCAGGAGCGCTTGGCCAAGTTGGTTGGTGGTGTTGCTGTCGTTAAAGTTGGTGCTGCAACTGAAACCGAGATGAAAGAGAAGAAAGCTCGCGTTGAAGATGCATTGCATGCGACTCGTGCAGCGGTTGAAGAAGGTATCGTCCCTGGGGGTGGTGTTGCGTTGTTGCGTTGTCTGCCTGCTCTTGCTGCTCTTGAGCTTGAAGGTGAGCAAAAATTCGGGGTGCAATTGGTTGTTCGTGCTCTTGAAGCTCCACTGCGCCAGATTGTCATTAATGCCGGTGTTGAAGGTGCTATCGTTGCTGACAAAGTTTGTAACGGTGAAGCAGCCTTCGGTTTTAATGCTGCAACAGGTGAGTACTGCGACATGATTCAGGCCGGTATTATCGATCCGACCAAGGTGACTCGTAGCGCTCTGCAAAATGCTGCTTCTGTTGCTGGTCTGATGCTGACCACTGAAGCAATGATTGCTGATAAGCCTTCTGAGGACGCAGGTGGCATGCCTCCAATGCCAGGTGGAATGGGCGGCATGGGCGGAATGGGTGGCATGGGCGGAATGATGTAA
- the dksA gene encoding RNA polymerase-binding protein DksA: MDHKTLEEFKGLLNQQLESLLKDVGKTVSEMTEENTNFPDPTDRASLESDRNFELRIRDRERMLINKIRQALERINDGSFGLCESCEEPIGTERLRARPVTTLCIDCKTEQERQEKIG; the protein is encoded by the coding sequence ATGGATCATAAAACTTTAGAAGAATTCAAAGGCCTGCTTAATCAACAATTGGAGTCTCTGTTAAAAGATGTCGGAAAAACAGTCTCTGAAATGACCGAAGAAAACACGAATTTCCCGGACCCGACAGATAGGGCTTCACTTGAATCAGACCGAAATTTTGAATTAAGAATTCGTGATCGTGAGCGGATGCTGATTAATAAAATTCGCCAGGCTCTGGAACGCATCAATGACGGCAGCTTTGGACTTTGTGAAAGTTGCGAAGAACCGATCGGAACCGAAAGACTGCGCGCCAGACCCGTCACAACTCTGTGCATTGATTGTAAAACGGAACAGGAACGTCAGGAAAAAATCGGTTAA